From one Anaerotruncus rubiinfantis genomic stretch:
- a CDS encoding helix-turn-helix domain-containing protein has translation MYILVVIGRNIKFYRDKFEITQEELAFRADVSVSYLCKLENGKQNVTVDILDRIACGLGIFTYQLFMESMEDTGNISEMTNARMARYKDRIDSMPPGQQKKTIQLMDVVTSLTWNVREDEEVK, from the coding sequence TTGTATATTCTTGTCGTAATTGGTCGGAACATAAAATTTTACAGGGATAAGTTTGAAATCACGCAGGAAGAACTCGCATTCCGAGCTGATGTCAGCGTATCATACCTATGCAAACTGGAAAACGGAAAGCAGAATGTAACGGTAGATATCCTCGACCGGATTGCCTGTGGCCTTGGTATTTTTACCTATCAGCTTTTCATGGAAAGTATGGAGGACACTGGAAACATCAGCGAGATGACCAATGCAAGAATGGCCCGATACAAGGATCGGATCGATTCTATGCCTCCTGGTCAACAAAAGAAAACAATTCAGCTAATGGATGTAGTTACCTCTTTAACATGGAATGTACGAGAGGACGAAGAAGTTAAGTAA
- a CDS encoding Arc family DNA-binding protein, producing MAKTAKQQEAANKYLKENVEEIKVYVPKGQREIIKEFARQHGESTNSFINRIIREAMKKETQ from the coding sequence ATGGCAAAGACAGCAAAACAACAGGAAGCGGCCAATAAATATTTAAAAGAAAATGTGGAAGAGATAAAAGTATATGTCCCAAAGGGACAAAGAGAAATTATCAAGGAGTTTGCCAGACAGCACGGGGAGAGTACCAATAGCTTTATAAACCGCATCATTCGAGAAGCGATGAAAAAGGAAACTCAATAG
- a CDS encoding helix-turn-helix domain-containing protein — protein MYANDILGSKIKQLRQEKHLSQEHLAYHSDLSVKSLNRIENGNGNPTLQSIVGIAKALDVKPYELLKEDTDHDGVD, from the coding sequence GTGTATGCCAATGACATCTTAGGGAGTAAAATCAAGCAATTAAGGCAGGAGAAACATCTAAGTCAAGAGCATCTAGCGTACCATTCCGATCTCAGCGTCAAGTCGCTGAACCGGATTGAAAATGGCAATGGCAATCCGACACTGCAAAGCATTGTGGGAATTGCCAAAGCGCTTGATGTGAAGCCTTACGAATTACTAAAGGAGGATACAGACCATGACGGAGTTGACTGA
- a CDS encoding class I SAM-dependent methyltransferase has product MKENPYDSDTFFEKYSRFPRSVEGLSAAGEWHELKRMLPDFSGKRVLDIGCGFGWHCIYAAEHGASQVVGTDISEKMLAVAREKTKSPTVSYRQVAMEDLDYAPGSFDIVLSSLAFHYTPDFDLICGKVYAFLGAGGAFVFSVEHPVFTAYGSQDWIYDGQGKPAYWPVDRYFSEGGRKAVFLGEEVPKYHKTLSTYLNTLLRRGFSIREIVEPKPDERLLDAVPGMRDELRRPMMLLVSAKKC; this is encoded by the coding sequence ATGAAGGAAAATCCATATGACAGCGATACATTTTTTGAAAAATACAGCCGGTTCCCCCGTTCGGTGGAAGGGCTCAGCGCTGCCGGTGAATGGCATGAGCTGAAGCGGATGCTGCCGGACTTTTCCGGAAAGCGAGTGTTGGACATCGGCTGCGGATTCGGCTGGCACTGCATTTATGCCGCCGAGCACGGCGCCAGCCAGGTGGTCGGGACGGATATCTCCGAAAAAATGCTCGCCGTCGCCCGGGAGAAAACCAAGTCCCCGACTGTTTCCTACCGGCAGGTTGCCATGGAAGATCTCGACTATGCGCCGGGCAGCTTTGACATCGTCCTGAGTTCCCTGGCGTTTCACTACACGCCCGATTTTGACCTCATCTGTGGGAAAGTATATGCGTTCCTAGGCGCGGGCGGAGCGTTTGTCTTTTCGGTCGAGCATCCAGTTTTTACCGCTTACGGCAGCCAGGACTGGATTTATGACGGACAGGGAAAACCCGCGTATTGGCCGGTGGACCGCTATTTTTCGGAAGGCGGGCGCAAAGCAGTTTTTCTGGGGGAGGAGGTTCCTAAATATCACAAAACCCTATCCACCTATCTTAACACTTTGCTGCGCCGCGGCTTTTCTATCCGGGAGATCGTGGAGCCCAAGCCGGACGAACGCCTGCTTGACGCCGTACCCGGCATGCGCGACGAACTGCGCCGCCCGATGATGCTGCTGGTGTCCGCAAAAAAATGCTGA
- a CDS encoding CarD family transcriptional regulator, whose protein sequence is MYQVGNYIIYGTSGVCRIAAIGRPDASYADPNKSYYTLVPAYGTEVIYTPVDTKVFMRPVISKSEAEQLIREIPSIREDSAGNPGAKNQQILSEHYQSAIQTHDCGDLIRLIKTIYQKNQAAEKHGKKPGRIDEHYRKRAEELLCGELAIALGIPRDAVLRHILDALGPNAPECARQASKSA, encoded by the coding sequence ATGTATCAGGTTGGAAATTACATCATCTATGGCACCAGCGGTGTCTGCAGAATCGCCGCGATCGGACGCCCGGACGCCTCCTATGCCGATCCGAACAAGTCCTATTATACCCTTGTTCCGGCCTATGGAACCGAAGTGATCTACACCCCTGTGGATACCAAAGTATTCATGCGCCCGGTCATTTCCAAATCCGAGGCGGAACAGCTCATCCGGGAGATCCCCTCCATTCGGGAAGATTCCGCGGGGAACCCCGGCGCCAAAAATCAGCAGATACTTTCGGAGCATTACCAGTCCGCCATCCAGACACATGACTGCGGGGACCTTATCCGGCTGATCAAAACAATTTACCAGAAGAACCAGGCGGCGGAAAAGCATGGGAAAAAGCCCGGCAGGATCGATGAACACTACCGGAAGCGTGCCGAGGAATTGCTTTGTGGCGAGCTCGCCATCGCACTGGGAATCCCGCGCGATGCGGTGCTCCGGCATATCCTGGACGCACTCGGCCCGAACGCGCCCGAATGTGCCAGGCAGGCATCTAAAAGCGCATAA
- a CDS encoding alpha/beta fold hydrolase: protein MMIYVKSTDGVKIATYDLNPKGNETVFLVHGWPLSHKMYEYQEQLLVNRGYRVVEIDLRGFGASDVPADGYNYDRMAEDIYNVVCALKLKSFVLVGFSMGGAIVLRYMRRFHGYGVKKLILLAAAAPSWTQRPGFPYGLSREYVNGLIEQAASDRPQLAHTFSHEQLFASPQSEAVKDWFEDISLSASGIGTVSAAVALRDEDGRQDLAFVKVPTVIIHGAKDVVVSSELARAQHAGIAGSRLCTLADSGHGIVYDELCRFNQVFLEALR from the coding sequence ATGATGATCTATGTGAAATCCACAGATGGAGTTAAGATAGCAACTTATGATTTAAATCCAAAGGGGAACGAAACGGTATTCCTGGTACATGGATGGCCGCTTTCACACAAAATGTATGAATACCAGGAGCAGCTCCTGGTGAACCGGGGCTACCGGGTCGTGGAGATTGACCTGCGGGGCTTCGGCGCGTCCGATGTCCCGGCGGATGGTTACAACTACGACCGGATGGCTGAGGATATCTACAACGTTGTCTGCGCGCTGAAGCTGAAAAGCTTTGTGCTGGTCGGCTTCTCGATGGGCGGCGCGATTGTCCTGCGCTACATGCGCAGGTTTCACGGATACGGTGTCAAAAAACTGATTTTACTCGCGGCCGCCGCGCCTAGCTGGACCCAGCGGCCGGGATTTCCTTACGGACTGAGCCGGGAGTATGTGAATGGTCTCATCGAGCAGGCCGCGTCCGACCGGCCGCAGCTTGCCCACACCTTCAGCCATGAACAGCTGTTTGCGAGCCCGCAGAGCGAAGCGGTAAAAGACTGGTTCGAGGATATCTCCCTTTCCGCGTCCGGCATCGGCACTGTTTCGGCGGCGGTTGCCCTGCGTGACGAGGACGGAAGGCAGGACCTTGCTTTCGTAAAAGTGCCAACGGTGATCATCCACGGCGCCAAGGATGTGGTCGTTTCGTCCGAGCTCGCCAGGGCGCAGCACGCCGGAATCGCCGGCTCGCGGCTCTGTACGCTTGCGGACAGCGGACACGGCATTGTTTACGACGAGTTGTGCCGGTTTAACCAGGTCTTTTTGGAGGCGCTGCGGTAA
- a CDS encoding FadR/GntR family transcriptional regulator, with protein MENKAYEKVILHIKGRILEGSLRQGEKLPPERELAEQLGVGRNSVREALRTLEIIGVISSTQGAGNFVSASFEKSLVELMTMMFLLQKTDYRQISELRQGIETQAALLALERIDAPTVTRLSEIAGALGAGGSEERNVVLDKQLHYTIAQASGNQLIVEILQALSDVMDLFISDLRREILTSDLSRDQLQHSHEGMVRGLLLRDRQILLQAIGEHFRLITEHL; from the coding sequence ATGGAAAATAAGGCGTATGAAAAGGTCATCCTGCACATCAAGGGACGGATACTGGAAGGCTCCCTGCGGCAGGGGGAGAAGCTCCCGCCCGAGCGGGAACTGGCCGAGCAGCTCGGCGTGGGGCGCAATTCGGTGCGGGAAGCGCTGCGCACGCTCGAAATCATTGGCGTGATCTCCAGCACCCAAGGCGCTGGAAATTTCGTTTCGGCCAGTTTTGAAAAGAGCCTGGTCGAGCTGATGACCATGATGTTCCTTTTGCAGAAAACCGACTACCGTCAGATCAGTGAGCTGCGGCAGGGGATCGAAACGCAGGCGGCGCTGCTCGCGCTCGAACGGATTGACGCGCCTACGGTCACACGGCTTTCAGAGATCGCCGGGGCGCTCGGCGCGGGCGGCAGCGAGGAACGCAACGTTGTGCTGGATAAGCAGCTGCACTACACGATCGCGCAGGCCTCGGGCAACCAGCTGATCGTCGAGATCTTGCAGGCGCTTTCGGATGTGATGGATCTCTTTATCAGCGATCTGCGCCGGGAAATCCTCACGAGCGATCTGAGCCGCGACCAGCTCCAGCATTCCCACGAGGGGATGGTGCGCGGGCTTTTGCTGCGCGACCGTCAGATTCTCCTGCAGGCAATTGGGGAGCATTTCCGACTGATCACGGAGCATCTGTAA
- a CDS encoding electron transfer flavoprotein subunit beta/FixA family protein, protein MKILVCIKQVPQTNKVEVDPVTGVLRRDGADAKMNPYDLYALETALRLREELGGTVEVLTMGPPQAQAVIREAYAMGADAGALVSDRRFGGADVLATSYTLSQAIRRLGQFDLILCGKQTTDGDTAQVGPEVSEWLGMPSVANVRRIPACDETGVTVEMEVPGAIETVRVPFPCLLSVDKDIYQPRLPSFVKKHESRQRPVTMLSLGDMEDRDPRHYGLDGSPTQVQRIFPPEANDHRELWKDTGAALCERLFEKLREEKFI, encoded by the coding sequence ATGAAGATCTTGGTGTGCATCAAACAGGTGCCCCAGACCAACAAGGTCGAGGTGGACCCGGTGACCGGTGTGCTCAGGCGCGACGGCGCCGACGCAAAGATGAACCCTTACGACCTCTATGCGCTTGAGACGGCGCTGCGCCTGCGGGAGGAACTGGGCGGCACGGTGGAGGTCCTGACAATGGGCCCGCCGCAGGCCCAGGCGGTTATCCGGGAGGCCTATGCGATGGGCGCCGACGCGGGCGCGCTTGTTTCTGACCGGCGGTTTGGCGGCGCGGATGTGCTCGCGACCAGTTATACGCTTTCACAGGCCATCCGCAGGCTTGGGCAGTTCGACCTCATTCTCTGCGGCAAGCAGACGACTGACGGCGACACCGCGCAGGTGGGGCCGGAAGTGTCCGAATGGCTCGGTATGCCGAGTGTGGCGAATGTGCGGCGGATTCCCGCCTGTGATGAAACGGGGGTCACCGTCGAGATGGAGGTTCCCGGCGCGATCGAAACGGTCCGGGTGCCCTTCCCATGCCTGCTTTCGGTCGACAAGGACATCTACCAGCCCCGTCTGCCTTCCTTTGTGAAAAAGCACGAGAGCAGGCAGCGTCCGGTGACGATGCTGTCGCTTGGCGATATGGAGGACCGGGACCCCCGCCATTACGGCCTGGACGGCTCGCCCACCCAGGTGCAGCGGATCTTCCCTCCAGAGGCAAACGACCACCGGGAGCTTTGGAAGGACACCGGCGCGGCGCTTTGTGAACGGCTGTTCGAAAAGCTGCGGGAAGAAAAATTTATTTAA
- a CDS encoding electron transfer flavoprotein subunit alpha/FixB family protein, whose translation MARLVIDHNKVTDVEAFLKLCPFGALEAREGRIEANAACKLCKLCIKNGPPGAAFLLEEQETPKADKASWNGIAVYVDHNGGDIHPVTFELIGKARELAEKVHQPVFAVFLGSGITSKAKELLHYGVDEVYVYDHPALGRFRIEAYAGAFETFIKRVRPSSILVGATTVGRQLAPRVAARMRTGLTADCTVLDIRENTDLVQIRPAFGGNIMAQILTPNHRPQMATVRYKVMNAPERSEAESGRIISCAAPEECLQSAVEVLGVAPKPPEQYIEAADVLVAAGRGVKKPEDLSMLEELAELLGGQLACTRPMAECGWVEPKRQVGLSGRTVRPRLIITCGVSGAIQFVAGMQNADTIIAINKDEKAPIFKVAHYGLVGDLYEILPALIAKIKAERGIGA comes from the coding sequence ATGGCAAGGCTGGTCATCGACCACAACAAGGTAACGGATGTGGAGGCGTTTTTGAAACTCTGCCCCTTCGGCGCGCTTGAAGCGCGCGAGGGACGCATTGAGGCGAACGCCGCATGTAAACTCTGCAAGCTCTGCATCAAAAACGGCCCGCCCGGCGCCGCGTTCCTGCTGGAGGAGCAGGAGACGCCGAAAGCGGATAAAGCGAGCTGGAACGGCATCGCGGTCTACGTAGACCATAACGGCGGGGATATCCATCCGGTCACCTTCGAACTGATCGGCAAGGCGCGGGAGCTGGCCGAGAAGGTTCATCAGCCGGTGTTCGCGGTCTTTCTGGGCAGCGGGATCACCTCAAAGGCAAAGGAACTGCTGCACTATGGGGTGGATGAGGTTTACGTCTACGACCATCCGGCGCTCGGACGCTTCCGGATCGAAGCATACGCCGGCGCGTTTGAAACGTTCATCAAGCGGGTGCGGCCTTCGTCGATCCTGGTCGGCGCAACCACCGTCGGTCGGCAGCTCGCCCCGCGGGTCGCGGCGCGGATGCGCACTGGCCTGACCGCCGACTGCACCGTGCTCGATATCCGGGAGAATACCGATCTTGTGCAGATCCGCCCGGCGTTCGGCGGCAATATCATGGCGCAGATCCTCACCCCGAACCACCGTCCGCAGATGGCGACGGTGCGCTACAAGGTGATGAACGCGCCCGAACGCAGCGAAGCCGAAAGCGGCCGGATCATCTCCTGCGCCGCGCCGGAGGAGTGCCTCCAGAGCGCGGTGGAGGTGCTCGGTGTGGCCCCGAAGCCCCCGGAGCAGTATATCGAAGCAGCCGACGTGCTGGTTGCGGCTGGCCGCGGGGTCAAGAAACCGGAGGATCTCTCGATGTTGGAGGAGCTCGCGGAGCTGCTCGGCGGACAGCTCGCCTGCACCCGCCCGATGGCCGAATGCGGCTGGGTGGAACCGAAACGGCAGGTCGGGCTTTCCGGGCGCACAGTGCGTCCGCGGCTGATCATCACCTGCGGGGTGTCGGGCGCAATCCAGTTTGTGGCCGGTATGCAGAACGCCGATACGATCATCGCGATCAACAAGGACGAAAAGGCGCCGATTTTCAAGGTGGCGCATTACGGGCTGGTGGGGGACCTCTATGAAATCCTGCCCGCACTCATCGCAAAAATCAAGGCGGAAAGGGGGATTGGAGCATGA
- a CDS encoding FAD-binding oxidoreductase: MSYKTLDAADIAYLQTLIGDGERVLLGDGINEEYSHDELSGTESYPDVVIRACSTEEVSAVMRYAYEQNIPVTPRGAGTGLVGASVAVEHGIMLDLSLMNRFLELDGENLTLTVEPGVLLMELSAYVEERGFFYPPDPGEKSATIGGNISTNAGGMRAVKYGVTRDYVRGLEVVLPDGTVVTLGGKVVKNSSGYALKELIIGSEGTLGIVTKAVLKLLPLPQKTVSLLVPFPSLEQAIGAVPKIIQSKAVPTAIEFMEREVILDAEEYLGKKFPDHSSDAYLLLKFDGADTADIEKNYDAVAWLCLKEGALDVLISDTEERDESIWKARGAFLEAIKNSTTYMDEVDVVVPRGCVNELVEYIHRLQKEAGVRIKSFGHAGDGNLHAYILKDGLPDREWEEKMSGAMEKIYAKARALSGQVSGEHGIGYAKRAYLKESLDPAVLGLMRGVKRAFDPKNILNPHKVCED; encoded by the coding sequence ATGAGTTACAAAACTTTGGACGCGGCCGATATCGCATATCTGCAAACGCTGATCGGCGACGGTGAAAGGGTCCTGCTCGGGGACGGTATCAACGAGGAATACAGCCACGACGAACTTTCCGGCACCGAAAGTTATCCGGATGTCGTGATCCGGGCGTGCTCCACCGAGGAGGTTTCCGCCGTGATGCGGTACGCCTATGAACAGAATATCCCGGTCACACCGCGCGGCGCGGGTACCGGACTGGTCGGCGCATCGGTCGCGGTCGAACATGGGATCATGCTCGACCTGAGCCTGATGAACCGCTTCCTCGAACTGGACGGGGAGAACCTCACCCTGACAGTCGAGCCGGGCGTGCTGCTGATGGAGCTTTCCGCCTATGTGGAGGAGCGTGGCTTTTTCTATCCGCCCGACCCGGGCGAGAAATCCGCCACCATCGGCGGCAACATCTCCACCAACGCGGGCGGCATGCGCGCGGTCAAATACGGTGTGACCCGCGACTATGTGCGCGGGCTGGAGGTGGTGCTTCCGGATGGAACGGTTGTCACGCTTGGCGGCAAGGTGGTCAAGAACTCCTCCGGATACGCGCTCAAGGAGCTGATCATCGGCTCGGAAGGGACGCTTGGAATCGTGACCAAAGCGGTGCTGAAGCTGCTGCCGCTGCCGCAGAAAACGGTCAGCCTGCTGGTGCCGTTTCCATCGCTCGAACAGGCGATCGGCGCGGTGCCGAAGATCATCCAGTCCAAGGCGGTCCCGACCGCGATCGAGTTCATGGAGCGGGAGGTCATCCTTGACGCGGAGGAGTATCTCGGCAAGAAGTTTCCGGACCACTCGTCCGACGCTTATCTGCTGCTCAAATTCGACGGCGCGGACACGGCGGACATTGAGAAAAACTACGACGCGGTGGCCTGGCTCTGCCTGAAGGAGGGCGCGCTCGATGTGCTCATCTCGGATACCGAGGAGCGGGACGAATCTATCTGGAAGGCGCGCGGGGCGTTTCTCGAAGCGATCAAGAATTCCACCACCTACATGGATGAGGTGGACGTGGTGGTGCCGCGCGGCTGTGTAAACGAGCTGGTGGAATACATCCACCGGCTCCAGAAGGAGGCGGGTGTGCGCATCAAGAGCTTTGGTCACGCGGGCGACGGCAACCTGCACGCCTATATTCTCAAGGACGGCCTGCCGGACAGGGAATGGGAAGAGAAGATGTCCGGTGCGATGGAAAAGATCTATGCGAAAGCGCGGGCGCTTTCCGGGCAGGTATCGGGCGAGCATGGAATTGGCTATGCAAAGCGCGCCTATCTGAAAGAATCGCTTGACCCAGCGGTGCTTGGGCTGATGCGCGGGGTCAAGCGCGCGTTCGACCCGAAGAATATCCTGAACCCCCACAAGGTGTGCGAAGACTGA
- a CDS encoding VIT1/CCC1 transporter family protein encodes MGRNKEISAESLAFIKTMQQNELTESEIYKKIASRMKEGKNKETLLRLSSEELRHYEIWKTYSGLEMKPQKLKVWWHGLMASLLGFTFTLKMMENGEALAQVSYDKLAEEVPESVQIREQEDAHEQALMEMLDEERLRYVGSMVLGLNDALVELTGTLAGLTLAMQNTRIIALSGLITGISATLSMASSEFLSAKSEGRPDAFKSCIYTGIAYLLTVALLVLPYLIFPASQYLYALGTMLVIVVLIIALFNYYISVAKDLKFKSRFLEMACISLGVAALSFVVGLLVKNVLGVDI; translated from the coding sequence ATGGGCAGGAACAAAGAAATTTCCGCAGAATCTTTGGCTTTTATCAAAACAATGCAGCAAAACGAGCTGACCGAAAGTGAAATTTATAAAAAAATTGCCTCCCGGATGAAGGAAGGCAAAAATAAGGAAACCCTTCTGCGCCTGAGTTCTGAAGAGCTGCGCCATTATGAAATCTGGAAAACCTACAGCGGGCTCGAGATGAAGCCGCAAAAGCTGAAGGTCTGGTGGCACGGCCTGATGGCCAGTCTGCTGGGGTTCACCTTCACCCTCAAAATGATGGAAAACGGTGAGGCGCTCGCGCAGGTCAGTTACGACAAACTGGCTGAAGAGGTGCCGGAGAGTGTTCAGATCCGGGAGCAGGAGGATGCGCATGAGCAGGCGCTGATGGAGATGCTGGACGAGGAACGGCTGCGGTATGTTGGATCGATGGTGCTGGGCCTCAACGACGCGCTGGTTGAATTGACCGGTACGCTCGCCGGACTCACCCTGGCAATGCAGAACACCCGTATCATCGCTCTTTCGGGCCTCATCACCGGCATCTCGGCAACCCTGTCGATGGCCTCGAGCGAATTCCTTTCCGCCAAAAGCGAAGGCCGGCCAGACGCGTTCAAATCCTGCATTTACACCGGTATCGCCTATCTGCTCACCGTCGCGCTGCTGGTGCTTCCCTATCTCATATTCCCAGCCAGCCAATATCTTTACGCCCTGGGCACCATGTTGGTGATCGTCGTGCTCATCATCGCCCTGTTCAACTACTACATCTCGGTCGCCAAGGATCTCAAATTCAAAAGCCGTTTTCTGGAGATGGCCTGTATCAGCCTCGGCGTTGCAGCGCTGTCGTTCGTGGTCGGACTGCTCGTCAAGAATGTGCTTGGCGTCGACATTTGA
- a CDS encoding helix-turn-helix domain-containing protein, protein MIANRIRLARQANSLSLQQLAERMTELSAPITKAALSNYETGKTALSPQAISALSSALGMPVEFFHQDDWADFDPVISTTLEPLPAARMAELKAYVQIELERYLSVIDVLNDQRHPVPYTQTRVHLDEPREIRSVCDEVRRLWGIGSYAIPSVCNLLESHDWLLFSLPYAFGHINFSGVEHSRDLRFLFYTPIPFQDEFRLLLLQELGRAYLICEPEEEAAVLSYFARELLFPKVLVEQEFGTRRSHILEEELDRAKQKYGIARRNIMLRLKELGIISESYYNNFLMYLNQNSFMRRESRISSMLCFFEDPSAYAAKVARAKAEGLLPNDFGSFFM, encoded by the coding sequence ATGATTGCAAATCGAATCCGCCTGGCACGACAGGCCAACAGCCTTTCCCTGCAACAGCTTGCGGAGCGGATGACCGAACTTTCCGCCCCCATCACGAAAGCGGCCCTCTCCAATTACGAAACCGGCAAAACCGCTCTCAGCCCGCAAGCGATCTCCGCTCTGTCCTCCGCCCTTGGGATGCCGGTGGAATTTTTCCATCAGGACGACTGGGCGGATTTCGACCCGGTCATCTCCACCACTCTGGAACCGCTCCCCGCAGCCCGGATGGCAGAACTCAAGGCCTATGTACAGATCGAGCTGGAACGTTACCTCAGTGTCATCGACGTGCTCAACGATCAGCGGCACCCCGTGCCGTACACCCAAACCCGTGTGCATCTCGACGAACCCCGGGAAATCCGCAGCGTCTGCGACGAAGTCCGCCGGCTCTGGGGCATTGGCAGTTACGCCATCCCCAGCGTCTGCAACCTGCTGGAGAGCCACGACTGGCTTCTCTTTTCTCTGCCGTACGCGTTTGGGCACATCAATTTCTCCGGCGTCGAACATTCCCGGGACCTGCGATTCCTCTTTTATACGCCGATCCCATTCCAGGACGAATTCCGCTTGCTGCTGCTGCAGGAGTTGGGGCGGGCCTATCTGATCTGCGAGCCGGAGGAGGAAGCTGCTGTCCTGTCCTATTTTGCCCGGGAGCTTTTGTTCCCAAAGGTGCTGGTGGAACAGGAATTTGGGACACGGCGCAGCCATATCCTGGAGGAGGAGCTCGACCGCGCGAAACAGAAATACGGCATTGCGCGCAGAAATATTATGCTGCGGCTCAAGGAGCTCGGGATCATCTCGGAAAGTTACTACAACAACTTCTTGATGTATCTGAACCAAAACAGCTTTATGCGCAGGGAAAGCCGCATTTCCTCGATGCTCTGTTTCTTCGAAGACCCTTCCGCGTATGCGGCCAAAGTTGCAAGGGCCAAGGCGGAAGGGCTGCTGCCCAATGACTTTGGAAGCTTTTTTATGTAA
- a CDS encoding enoyl-CoA hydratase/isomerase family protein, with protein sequence MEGKKQVYSKVENNVMTITIDNPETKNGLTWEGIGQLADCFEILIRDETIRVAVITGNDKYFYTGGRVDPTVPGEKEKYADAIARYSSLASKNTKPLIAAISGDCLKAGMGMIASCDFAIAREGVKFGFPEIRMGGVPMMVMVETIDCMPKKRALEAYLTGWDFSAEDAYMMGLVNRVVPKEQFGETVEKFVRVFLDTPSPLIEMTRRAYETLAETPDPKEREKFAMEMLRSEVLTTMAKTETEYNV encoded by the coding sequence ATGGAAGGAAAAAAGCAAGTCTATTCAAAAGTGGAAAACAACGTAATGACCATTACGATCGACAACCCGGAGACCAAAAACGGTTTGACTTGGGAAGGGATTGGGCAGCTTGCGGATTGTTTTGAAATCCTAATCCGCGACGAAACTATCCGCGTCGCGGTCATCACCGGAAACGACAAATATTTCTACACCGGTGGACGGGTGGACCCCACAGTTCCCGGCGAGAAGGAAAAGTATGCGGATGCGATCGCACGCTACAGCTCCCTGGCGTCCAAGAATACAAAGCCATTGATCGCCGCGATTTCCGGCGACTGCCTGAAAGCGGGCATGGGGATGATCGCAAGCTGCGATTTTGCCATTGCGCGGGAAGGCGTGAAATTCGGTTTCCCTGAGATCCGCATGGGCGGCGTACCGATGATGGTCATGGTGGAAACGATCGACTGTATGCCGAAAAAACGCGCGCTGGAAGCATATCTCACCGGGTGGGATTTTTCGGCCGAGGACGCCTACATGATGGGGCTCGTCAACCGGGTCGTCCCCAAGGAGCAGTTTGGGGAAACGGTTGAGAAATTTGTCCGCGTGTTCCTGGACACGCCCTCCCCGTTGATCGAAATGACGAGAAGGGCCTATGAAACCCTGGCCGAGACACCGGATCCCAAAGAACGTGAGAAGTTTGCCATGGAGATGCTCCGTTCCGAGGTGCTGACCACCATGGCGAAAACCGAAACAGAATATAATGTATAG